In one window of Stigmatopora argus isolate UIUO_Sarg chromosome 19, RoL_Sarg_1.0, whole genome shotgun sequence DNA:
- the LOC144064962 gene encoding intersectin-2-like isoform X1, with amino-acid sequence MNEERGERWSVDAEERAKHDRHFDGLAPVSGHVSGERARGFFLRSGLPAPVLAQIWNLADAGGDGKMDRREFSAAMTLIKMTLQGRSLPASLPLGAPQPPHPNTGPSSAPFGAGSLPNLFMASMSTSILTPVPANAAAVAPPGNAYFPKYRPLLPVAAGLPPSGFSSPLTFSPPGSSAASVFGVDSLVDLGSSSSSSSSAASLASNSPKMAAAGGAGDWAVPQASRLKYRQQFNSLDKLMSGYLSGAQVRNALIASNLTQTQLATIWNLADVDGDGRLRADEFILAMHLVDAAQTGRPLPLTLPRDLVPPQMRGGGGGKCNQLINGGAHHGSSSWLDALETESVLKNKSSASFEDKLKENFARGSAELEKRRQALEEQRRKEREREEGERREREERQARRRRRLEDERHRELQRKETERIEAAKRELERQLSGSREAKRREVALLRAKKKSLESELEAAGERRERISERLREAQSQRRLRGAEAELLRRKEDTRAAEIDALRRQLEEWRGKLSLLLPEQRKLTEKLRDMKLEKISPATLASLSSAVSDKRVSCRKLEEQLDALQKESQEKLTQMEEYRKELEPVDMDDCLLRALLSLLACLSQLFLLLKELREKQAKQQSVLDDLRRVKGEKQRELKRRKEEAEAEEEQQRKKRVQEEERRLKEREDEERQRRKRVEEEEERQRRKRVEEEEERQRRKRVEEEEERQRRKRVEEEEERQRRQKAQEEEEQEEARRAKLEEMKAVEEEEERKREQKENEEHEVEKKEARVSIYQALYSFTARNKDELSIDADCLIEVDEQTPGEQTPGEPGWLRGSYRGERGWFPQSYAQMWRDGSPPTSGPASCPSPPPLHVVRLPDGERTGDGEPLDGSQDRCNSESHAPFCDETEAPDGGDGVGAEEYVALYTYESPEAGDLTFQEGDAVLVTEREGQWWRGCIGDRIGLFPSNYVRPVRREESKKKKPEIAQAVATCAAGAGRLPLSPGQLVVVLAKNSSGWWLGELRARGRKRERGWLPSSHVKPLGSGSSPSPACQVIAMYDYTAANPDELSFSKGRLITVLDKSDPDWWRGEADGAAGLLPANYVQMTTECDPSQRWCADLVTLETMSPQERKRQGYIHELIRTEESYVDDLELVLEVFYKPMSESGRLTEAEMGVIFANWREIIACNAKFLKALRWRKKTGGDDMPVPLIGDLLASELPRLRPYVRFCSCQLNGAALLQSKTDDQPDFKDFLKKIASDHRCRGMPLSSFLLKPMQRITRYPLLIKNILENTPEPHADRPTLRDALERAEELCSGVNEGVREKENSDRLEWIQSRVQCDGTLEHLVFNSPTNCLGPRQLLHSGRLHKSKSSRELWAFLFNDFLLLTQSAKSWASSEKLFGAKSAVQFKTYKTPLFLNEVLVKMPPDPSSEEPLFLVSHVDRVYSLRTDTLNERAAWVQKIKAASELFIETEKKKREKAYQARSLKSSGIGRLLATVSEGRELRKPDGKGNPYCELSMGPQRYTSRAASHRLNPKWNFNCQFFVQDLQRDVLSIAVFEKDQFSPDDFLGRTEVPVATIKKDGSASRRLLLHQVPTGEVWVKLDLQLYEPPPQ; translated from the exons CCGACGCGGGCGGCGACGGCAAAATGGACCGGCGGGAGTTCTCCGCGGCCATGACGCTGATTAAGATGACGCTGCAGGGGCGGAGCTTACCCGCCTCGCTGCCCTTGGGTGCCCCGCAGCCTCCCCACCCCAATACGGGACCTTCGTCGGCGCCATTCG GGGCAGGCTCGCTGCCAAACCTGTTCATGGCATCCATGTCCACGTCCATCCTAACCCCCGTCCCCGCTAACGCCGCCGCCGTGGCCCCGCCGGGAAACGCCTACTTTCCCAAGTACCGGCCGCTCCTCCCCGTCGCCGCAG GCCTACCTCCATCGGGCTTTTCCTCACCGCTGACGTTTTCCCCGCCCGGAAGCAGCGCCGCCAGCGTGTTTGGGGTCGATTCCCTGGTGGACCTCGGCTCCAGCAG ctCCAGTTCGTCGTCCGCCGCTTCCCTGGCGAGCAACTctcccaaaatggcggcagcgGGGGGTGCCGGCGACTGGGCCGTGCCCCAAGCGTCCAGACTCAAGTACCGGCAGCAGTTCAACTCACTGGACAAGCTCATGAGCGGCTACTTGTCGG gcgcTCAAGTAAGAAACGCACTGATTGCATCCAACCTAACACAGACTCAGTTAGCTACAATCTG GAACTTGGCCGACGTGGACGGGGACGGCCGGCTGCGGGCCGACGAGTTCATACTGGCCATGCACCTGGTGGACGCGGCCCAGACGGGGCGCCCGCTGCCGCTCACCTTGCCCCGAGACCTGGTGCCACCCCAGATGAG aggcggcggcggtggcaaGTGCAACCAGCTCATCAACGGGGGAGCACATCACGGGAGCTCCTCTTGGTTGGACGCGCTGGAGACAGAATCCGTCCTGAAAAACAAGAGCAGCG CCTCCTTCGAGGACAAACTGAAGGAGAACTTTGCGCGGGGTAGCGCCGAACTTGAGAAGCGGAGGCAAGCCCTGGAGGAGCAGCGGCGAAAGGAGCGAGAGCGGGAGGAAGGGGAGCGGCGCGAGAGGGAGGAGCGTCAAGCCCGCCGACGCCGCAGGCTAGAGGACGAACGCCACCGGGAGCTCCAGCGCAAGGAGACAGAGAGGATCGAG gcgGCCAAGCGGGAACTGGAGCGCCAGCTGAGCGGGAGCCGTGAGGCCAAGCGCCGGGAAGTGGCTCTTCTGCGGGCCAAGAAGAAGAGTCTGGAATCGGAGCTGGAGGCGGCG GGCGAGCGGCGCGAGCGCATTTCGGAGCGCCTCCGCGAGGCCCAGAGCCAGAGGCGTCTGCGGGGGGCCGAGGCGGAGCTCCTCCGGCGGAAGGAGGACACGCGCGCCGCCGAGATCGACGCCCTGCGGCGTCAGTTGGAG GAGTGGCGGGGAAAGCTGTCGCTGCTGCTCCCGGAGCAACGGAAGCTGACGGAGAAGCTGCGCGACATGAAACTGGAGAAAATCTCAC CGGCGACGTTGGCCTCGCTGAGCTCGGCGGTGAGCGACAAAAGGGTCTCCTGCCGCAAGCTGGAGGAGCAGCTGGACGCCCTGCAGAAGGAAAGCCAGGAGAAGCTAACGCAGATGGAAGAATACCGCAAAGAGCTGGAG CCGGTGGACATGGACGATTGTCTCCTGCGTGCGCTTTTGTCCCTGCTGGCCTGTCTCAGCCAACTCTTTCTCCTCCTCAAG GAGCTGAGGGAGAAGCAGGCCAAGCAGCAGTCCGTCCTGGACGACCTGCGGCGCGTCAAGGGGGAGAAGCAACGCGAGTTGAAGAGACGCAAGGAGGAGGCTGAGGCCGAGGAGGAGCAGCAGAGGAAGAAGAGAGTCCAGGAAGAGGAGAGGCGCCTGAAGGAGCGGGAGGATGAGGAGCGGCAGAGGAGGAAGAGAgtcgaggaagaggaggagcggcagaggaggaagagagtcgaggaagaggaggagcggcagaggaggaagagagtcgaggaagaggaggagcggcagaggaggaagagagtcgaggaagaagaggagcgGCAGAGGCGGCAAAAGGcgcaagaggaggaggagcaagaGGAGGCCAG GCGTGCAAAATTGGAGGAGATGAAAGCagtggaagaggaggaggagaggaaaaGGGAGCAGAAGGAGAATGAGGAGCATGAGGTGGAGAAAAAGGAGGCGCGGGTCAGCATTTACCAAGCACTATACTCCTTCACGGCGCGCAACAAGGACGAGCTAAGCATCGACGCTGATTGCCTCATTGAG GTGGACGAGCAGACGCCGGGCGAGCAGACGCCGGGCGAGCCGGGCTGGTTGCGCGGGTCTTACCGCGGAGAGCGAGGCTGGTTCCCTCAGAGTTACGCCCAGATGTGGAGAGACGGCTCCCCGCCAACGTCGGGGCCCGCTTCCtgcccgtcgccgccgccgctccaCGTCGTGCG ACTCCCTGATGGAGAAAGAACAGGCGACGGTGAACCGTTGGACGGGTCCCAG GACAGGTGCAACTCCGAAAGCCACGCCCCGTTTTGCGATGA AACGGAGGCGCCGGACGGAGGCGACGGCGTCGGAGCGgaag AGTACGTGGCGCTGTACACCTACGAGAGCCCGGAAGCGGGCGACCTCACCTTCCAGGAGGGCGACGCGGTGCTGGTGACCGAGCGAGAGGGCCAATGGTGGCGGGGGTGCATCGGCGACCGAATCGGCCTTTTCCCTTCCAACTACGTGCGCCCCGTCCGGCGCGAG GagtccaagaagaagaagcctG AGATCGCCCAGGCGGTGGCGACGTGCGCCGCCGGAGCGGGCCGGCTGCCTCTGTCTCCCGGCCAGCTGGTGGTGGTTCTGGCCAAGAACTCATCGGGCTGGTGGCTCGGCGAACTGCGG GCTCGGGGCAGGAAACGCGAGAGGGGCTGGCTCCCGTCTTCGCACGTCAAGCCGCTGGGTTCCGGCTCGTCGCCGTCGCCAG CGTGCCAAGTGATCGCCATGTACGACTACACGGCGGCCAACCCCGACGAGCTGAGCTTCTCCAAAGGGCGGCTCATCACCGTCTTGGACAAAAGCGACCCCGACTGGTGGAGAGGCGAGGCCGACGGCGCCGCCGGTCTGCTGCCCGCCAACTACGTCCAGATGACCACCGAGTGCGACCCCAGCCAGCGAT GGTGCGCAGACCTGGTGACCCTGGAGACCATGAGCCCGCAGGAGAGGAAGCGGCAGGGCTACATCCACGAGCTGATCCGGACCGAAGAGAGCTACGTGGATGATCTGGAGCTGGTGCTGGAG GTGTTCTACAAGCCCATGTCGGAATCGGGACGACTAACCGAAGCGGAGATGGGCGTCATCTTCGCCAACTGGAGGGAGATCATCGCCTGTAACGCCAAATTTCTCAA GGCTCTGCGCTGGCGCAAGAAGACGGGCGGCGACGACATGCCGGTCCCGCTGATCGGCGATCTCTTGGCGTCGGAACTGCCTCGCCTGCGGCCCTACGTGCGCTTCTGCTCGTGCCAGCTCAACGGCGCCGCGCTGCTGCAGAGCAAAACCGATGATCAGCCCGACTTCAAGGACTTCCTCAAG AAGATCGCCAGCGACCACCGCTGCCGAGGAATGCCTCTATCCAGCTTCCTCCTCAAGCCCATGCAGAGGATCACGCGCTACCCCCTGCTCATCAAAAAC ATCCTGGAGAACACGCCCGAGCCTCACGCGGACCGCCCGACCCTGAGGGACGCCCTGGAGCGGGCCGAGGAGCTCTGCTCGGGGGTCAACGAAGGCGTCAGGGAGAAGGAGAACTCGGATCGTCTGGAGTGGATCCAGAGCCGCGTGCAGTGTGATGGCACCCTGGAG CACTTGGTGTTCAACTCGCCGACCAACTGCCTGGGGCCGCGGCAGCTCCTCCACAGCGGGCGTCTGCACAAAAGCAAGAGCAGCCGGGAATTGTGGGCCTTCCTTTTCAACGACTTCCTGCTCTTGACGCAGAGTGCCAAATCTTGGGCCTCCTCCGAAAAGCTCTTTGGCGCAAAGAGCGCCGTTCAGTTCAAGACGTACAAGACG CCGCTGTTCCTCAACGAGGTTCTAGTGAAAATGCCACCGGACCCGTCCAGCGAGGAGCCGCTCTTCCTGGTCTCGCACGTCGACCGCGTTTACTCGCTCAGGACGGACACCTTGAATGAAAG GGCGGCGTGGGTGCAGAAAATCAAAGCGGCCTCGGAGCTTTTCATCGAGACGGAGAAGAAGAAACGTGAAAAGGCCTACCAAG CTCGCTCGCTGAAGAGTAGCGGCATCGGCAGGCTGCTGGCGACCGTCTCGGAAGGCCGGGAGCTCCGCAAGCCCGACG GCAAGGGCAACCCGTACTGCGAGCTGAGCATGGGCCCCCAGCGCTACACGTCCCGTGCGGCGAGCCACAGGCTCAACCCCAAGTGGAATTTCAACTGCCAGTTTTTCGTGCAAGACCTCCAGCGGGACGTTCTGAGCATCGCCGTCT